A part of Arachis hypogaea cultivar Tifrunner chromosome 12, arahy.Tifrunner.gnm2.J5K5, whole genome shotgun sequence genomic DNA contains:
- the LOC112727164 gene encoding E3 ubiquitin ligase PQT3-like isoform X3, producing MAVYYKFKSTRDYDSIPMDGPFISVGTLKEKIFESKHLGRGTDFDLVVTNAQTNEEYLDEAMLIPKNTSVLIRRVPGRPRLPIVIELEQKKVENTAMEVEPENSSLPAEDASAVKYPEDSDWDEFGNDLYAIPDVPPIQSSNLIPEAPPTNKADEESRIKALIDTPALDWQRQGSDFGAGRGFGRGMGGRMGGGRGFGLERKTPPQGYVCHRCKVPGHFIQHCPTNGDPNYDIKRVKQPTGIPRSMLMVNPQGSYALPNGSVAVLKPNEAAFEKEIEGLPSATRSVGDLPPELHCPLCNDVMKDAVLTSKCCFKSFCDKCIRDYVISKSMCICGATNILADDLLPNKTLRDTINRILESGNSSAENAGSTFQVQDMESARCPQLKLPSPTSSAASKGEPKVSLVHEGMTHVPETVDDRKTVSAPAPLQTSEQVKPRMPDVSEATHESMSVKEPASQGSAQLVEEEVQQKMVPAEAGKKKKRKKVHLPANDFQWKTPHDLGAETYMMPMGPAPGYNSYWNGMQPCMEGFMGPYGGPMQMMGYGLGPLDMPFAGGLLHDPFGMQGYMMPVVPPHRDLAAEYGIGMNVPPPVMSREEFEAWKADRWRKRENEKLIDRDFSKDRDFGREASSIGDVPMKSKTSI from the exons ATGGCGGTGTATTATAAATTTAAGAGTACAAGAGATTATGATTCAATTCCCATGGACGGTCCTTTCATCTCTGTTGGAacattgaaagaaaaaatatttgaatcCAAGCATTTAGGGAGGGGTACTGATTTTGATCTCGTGGTAACCAACGCCCAGACCAATGAAG AATATCTTGATGAAGCAATGCTGATTCCTAAAAATACCTCGGTGTTAATTCGTCGGGTTCCTGGTCGGCCACGTTTACCAATTGTTATTGAACTAGA GCAAAAAAAGGTGGAAAATACGGCTATGGAAGTCGAACCTGAAAACAGCAGCTTACCAGCTGAAGATGCATCTGCTGTAAAATAT CCAGAAGATTCAGATTgggatgaatttggaaatgatttgTATGCGATTCCTGATGTACCACCCATTCAATCAAGCAACTTAATTCCTGAAGCTCCTCCAACCAACAAAGCTGATGAAGAAAGTAGGATAAAGGCTTTGATTGATACTCCTGCCTTGGATTGGCAACG TCAAGGATCGGACTTTGGTGCTGGTAGAGGTTTTGGAAGAGGTATGGGTGGACGGATGGGGGGTGGTCGTGGTTTTG GGCTGGAGCGGAAAACACCTCCTCAAGGCTATGTATGTCACAGGTGCAAGGTTCCTG GCCATTTTATTCAGCACTGCCCTACAAACGGTGATCCAAATTATGACATCAAGAGAGTTAAACAACCTACTGGTATTCCGAGATCCATGCTGATGGTGAACCCACAAGGTTCCTATGCTCTACCAAATGGTTCAGTAGCTGTATTGAAGCCAAATGA GGCTGCTTTTGAGAAAGAAATAGAAGGTTTACCTTCCGCCACACGTTCTGTTGGGGATCTACCACCTGAGCTCCACTGCCCCTTGTGCAATGATGTGATGAAAGATGCTGTGCTGACAAGCAAGTGCTGTTTTAAAAGCTTTTGTGACAAAT GTATTAGGGACTATGTTATCTCCAAGTCCATGTGCATATGTGGTGCAACAAATATTCTTGCAGATGATCTTTTACCAAATAAGACCCTAAGAGATACTATTAATCGTATATTGGAGTCAGGCAATAGCAGTGCTGAAAACGCTGGGAGCACCTTTCAAGTTCAAG ATATGGAGTCTGCTCGTTGTCCACAACTGAAGCTTCCATCTCCAACCTCATCGGCTGCATCTAAGGGAGAACCAAAGGTTTCACTTGTTCATGAAGGAATGACACATGTACCGGAAACTGTTGATGATAGAAAAACAGTTTCTGCTCCAGCTCCATTGCAAACATCAGAGCAAGTGAAGCCCAGAATGCCTGATGTAAGTGAAGCTACACATGAGTCGATGAGTGTAAAGGAACCAGCCTCACAAGGGAGTGCTCAGTTGGTTGAGGAGGAAGTCCAGCAAAAAATGGTTCCTGCTGAGGCAG gaaagaagaaaaaaaggaagaaagtccATTTGCCTGCAAATG ATTTTCAGTGGAAAACCCCACACGACCTTGGGGCTGAGACCTACATGATGCCAATGGGCCCAGCACCTGGTTACAATTCATACTGGAATGGCATGCAACCTTGTATGGAAGGATTTATGGGACCATATGGTGGCCCGATGCAAATGATGGGTTATGGCCTGGGCCCCTTGGACATGCCATTTGCAGGTGGTCTGCTTCATGATCCATTTGGCATGCAGGGTTACATGATGCCTGTTGTTCCACCTCATAG GGATCTTGCTGCTGAGTATGGCATAGGGATGAATGTTCCACCTCCAGTTATGAGTAgagaggagtttgaagcttggAAAGCTGATCGTTGGAGAAAGCGTGAAAATGAGAAACTGATTGATAG GGATTTCTCCAAAGATCGAGATTTTGGTAGGGAAGCGAGCAGTATTGGGGATGTTCCTATGAAATCAAAAACT TCTATATAA
- the LOC112727164 gene encoding E3 ubiquitin ligase PQT3-like isoform X2, giving the protein MLIPKNTSVLIRRVPGRPRLPIVIELEQKKVENTAMEVEPENSSLPAEDASAVKYPEDSDWDEFGNDLYAIPDVPPIQSSNLIPEAPPTNKADEESRIKALIDTPALDWQRQGSDFGAGRGFGRGMGGRMGGGRGFGLERKTPPQGYVCHRCKVPGHFIQHCPTNGDPNYDIKRVKQPTGIPRSMLMVNPQGSYALPNGSVAVLKPNEAAFEKEIEGLPSATRSVGDLPPELHCPLCNDVMKDAVLTSKCCFKSFCDKCIRDYVISKSMCICGATNILADDLLPNKTLRDTINRILESGNSSAENAGSTFQVQDMESARCPQLKLPSPTSSAASKGEPKVSLVHEGMTHVPETVDDRKTVSAPAPLQTSEQVKPRMPDVSEATHESMSVKEPASQGSAQLVEEEVQQKMVPAEAGKKKKRKKVHLPANDFQWKTPHDLGAETYMMPMGPAPGYNSYWNGMQPCMEGFMGPYGGPMQMMGYGLGPLDMPFAGGLLHDPFGMQGYMMPVVPPHRDLAAEYGIGMNVPPPVMSREEFEAWKADRWRKRENEKLIDRDFSKDRDFGREASSIGDVPMKSKTGLEVVTRVTRMSVSPCAPNKNKHKLLKRKADYHVDWNRECERDHDHDRDQRDHRDRERGHHHHRHHRSGSSSRMSSEPPKPPQLHHHLQLHTANRWPVFSPA; this is encoded by the exons ATGCTGATTCCTAAAAATACCTCGGTGTTAATTCGTCGGGTTCCTGGTCGGCCACGTTTACCAATTGTTATTGAACTAGA GCAAAAAAAGGTGGAAAATACGGCTATGGAAGTCGAACCTGAAAACAGCAGCTTACCAGCTGAAGATGCATCTGCTGTAAAATAT CCAGAAGATTCAGATTgggatgaatttggaaatgatttgTATGCGATTCCTGATGTACCACCCATTCAATCAAGCAACTTAATTCCTGAAGCTCCTCCAACCAACAAAGCTGATGAAGAAAGTAGGATAAAGGCTTTGATTGATACTCCTGCCTTGGATTGGCAACG TCAAGGATCGGACTTTGGTGCTGGTAGAGGTTTTGGAAGAGGTATGGGTGGACGGATGGGGGGTGGTCGTGGTTTTG GGCTGGAGCGGAAAACACCTCCTCAAGGCTATGTATGTCACAGGTGCAAGGTTCCTG GCCATTTTATTCAGCACTGCCCTACAAACGGTGATCCAAATTATGACATCAAGAGAGTTAAACAACCTACTGGTATTCCGAGATCCATGCTGATGGTGAACCCACAAGGTTCCTATGCTCTACCAAATGGTTCAGTAGCTGTATTGAAGCCAAATGA GGCTGCTTTTGAGAAAGAAATAGAAGGTTTACCTTCCGCCACACGTTCTGTTGGGGATCTACCACCTGAGCTCCACTGCCCCTTGTGCAATGATGTGATGAAAGATGCTGTGCTGACAAGCAAGTGCTGTTTTAAAAGCTTTTGTGACAAAT GTATTAGGGACTATGTTATCTCCAAGTCCATGTGCATATGTGGTGCAACAAATATTCTTGCAGATGATCTTTTACCAAATAAGACCCTAAGAGATACTATTAATCGTATATTGGAGTCAGGCAATAGCAGTGCTGAAAACGCTGGGAGCACCTTTCAAGTTCAAG ATATGGAGTCTGCTCGTTGTCCACAACTGAAGCTTCCATCTCCAACCTCATCGGCTGCATCTAAGGGAGAACCAAAGGTTTCACTTGTTCATGAAGGAATGACACATGTACCGGAAACTGTTGATGATAGAAAAACAGTTTCTGCTCCAGCTCCATTGCAAACATCAGAGCAAGTGAAGCCCAGAATGCCTGATGTAAGTGAAGCTACACATGAGTCGATGAGTGTAAAGGAACCAGCCTCACAAGGGAGTGCTCAGTTGGTTGAGGAGGAAGTCCAGCAAAAAATGGTTCCTGCTGAGGCAG gaaagaagaaaaaaaggaagaaagtccATTTGCCTGCAAATG ATTTTCAGTGGAAAACCCCACACGACCTTGGGGCTGAGACCTACATGATGCCAATGGGCCCAGCACCTGGTTACAATTCATACTGGAATGGCATGCAACCTTGTATGGAAGGATTTATGGGACCATATGGTGGCCCGATGCAAATGATGGGTTATGGCCTGGGCCCCTTGGACATGCCATTTGCAGGTGGTCTGCTTCATGATCCATTTGGCATGCAGGGTTACATGATGCCTGTTGTTCCACCTCATAG GGATCTTGCTGCTGAGTATGGCATAGGGATGAATGTTCCACCTCCAGTTATGAGTAgagaggagtttgaagcttggAAAGCTGATCGTTGGAGAAAGCGTGAAAATGAGAAACTGATTGATAG GGATTTCTCCAAAGATCGAGATTTTGGTAGGGAAGCGAGCAGTATTGGGGATGTTCCTATGAAATCAAAAACT GGTCTAGAAGTTGTAACAAGGGTAACAAGGATGAGCGTGTCACCTTGCGCGCCAAACAAAAACAAACACAAACTGCTCAAGAGAAAAGCTGACTACCATGTGGATTGGAATCGGGAATGTGAACGTGACCATGATCATGATCGTGACCAGAGGGACCACCGTGATCGAGAAAGAGGCCATCACCACCATCGCCACCACCGGTCAGGATCCTCTTCCCGGATGTCATCTGAACCACCAAAACCTCCTCAACTGCACCATCATCTGCAGCTGCATACCGCAAACAGATGGCCAGTGTTTTCTCCCGCATAA
- the LOC112727164 gene encoding E3 ubiquitin ligase PQT3-like isoform X4: MAVYYKFKSTRDYDSIPMDGPFISVGTLKEKIFESKHLGRGTDFDLVVTNAQTNEEYLDEAMLIPKNTSVLIRRVPGRPRLPIVIELEQKKVENTAMEVEPENSSLPAEDASAVKYPEDSDWDEFGNDLYAIPDVPPIQSSNLIPEAPPTNKADEESRIKALIDTPALDWQRQGSDFGAGRGFGRGMGGRMGGGRGFGLERKTPPQGYVCHRCKVPGHFIQHCPTNGDPNYDIKRVKQPTGIPRSMLMVNPQGSYALPNGSVAVLKPNEAAFEKEIEGLPSATRSVGDLPPELHCPLCNDVMKDAVLTSKCCFKSFCDKCIRDYVISKSMCICGATNILADDLLPNKTLRDTINRILESGNSSAENAGSTFQVQDMESARCPQLKLPSPTSSAASKGEPKVSLVHEGMTHVPETVDDRKTVSAPAPLQTSEQVKPRMPDVSEATHESMSVKEPASQGSAQLVEEEVQQKMVPAEAGKKKKRKKVHLPANDFQWKTPHDLGAETYMMPMGPAPGYNSYWNGMQPCMEGFMGPYGGPMQMMGYGLGPLDMPFAGGLLHDPFGMQGYMMPVVPPHRDLAAEYGIGMNVPPPVMSREEFEAWKADRWRKRENEKLIDRV; the protein is encoded by the exons ATGGCGGTGTATTATAAATTTAAGAGTACAAGAGATTATGATTCAATTCCCATGGACGGTCCTTTCATCTCTGTTGGAacattgaaagaaaaaatatttgaatcCAAGCATTTAGGGAGGGGTACTGATTTTGATCTCGTGGTAACCAACGCCCAGACCAATGAAG AATATCTTGATGAAGCAATGCTGATTCCTAAAAATACCTCGGTGTTAATTCGTCGGGTTCCTGGTCGGCCACGTTTACCAATTGTTATTGAACTAGA GCAAAAAAAGGTGGAAAATACGGCTATGGAAGTCGAACCTGAAAACAGCAGCTTACCAGCTGAAGATGCATCTGCTGTAAAATAT CCAGAAGATTCAGATTgggatgaatttggaaatgatttgTATGCGATTCCTGATGTACCACCCATTCAATCAAGCAACTTAATTCCTGAAGCTCCTCCAACCAACAAAGCTGATGAAGAAAGTAGGATAAAGGCTTTGATTGATACTCCTGCCTTGGATTGGCAACG TCAAGGATCGGACTTTGGTGCTGGTAGAGGTTTTGGAAGAGGTATGGGTGGACGGATGGGGGGTGGTCGTGGTTTTG GGCTGGAGCGGAAAACACCTCCTCAAGGCTATGTATGTCACAGGTGCAAGGTTCCTG GCCATTTTATTCAGCACTGCCCTACAAACGGTGATCCAAATTATGACATCAAGAGAGTTAAACAACCTACTGGTATTCCGAGATCCATGCTGATGGTGAACCCACAAGGTTCCTATGCTCTACCAAATGGTTCAGTAGCTGTATTGAAGCCAAATGA GGCTGCTTTTGAGAAAGAAATAGAAGGTTTACCTTCCGCCACACGTTCTGTTGGGGATCTACCACCTGAGCTCCACTGCCCCTTGTGCAATGATGTGATGAAAGATGCTGTGCTGACAAGCAAGTGCTGTTTTAAAAGCTTTTGTGACAAAT GTATTAGGGACTATGTTATCTCCAAGTCCATGTGCATATGTGGTGCAACAAATATTCTTGCAGATGATCTTTTACCAAATAAGACCCTAAGAGATACTATTAATCGTATATTGGAGTCAGGCAATAGCAGTGCTGAAAACGCTGGGAGCACCTTTCAAGTTCAAG ATATGGAGTCTGCTCGTTGTCCACAACTGAAGCTTCCATCTCCAACCTCATCGGCTGCATCTAAGGGAGAACCAAAGGTTTCACTTGTTCATGAAGGAATGACACATGTACCGGAAACTGTTGATGATAGAAAAACAGTTTCTGCTCCAGCTCCATTGCAAACATCAGAGCAAGTGAAGCCCAGAATGCCTGATGTAAGTGAAGCTACACATGAGTCGATGAGTGTAAAGGAACCAGCCTCACAAGGGAGTGCTCAGTTGGTTGAGGAGGAAGTCCAGCAAAAAATGGTTCCTGCTGAGGCAG gaaagaagaaaaaaaggaagaaagtccATTTGCCTGCAAATG ATTTTCAGTGGAAAACCCCACACGACCTTGGGGCTGAGACCTACATGATGCCAATGGGCCCAGCACCTGGTTACAATTCATACTGGAATGGCATGCAACCTTGTATGGAAGGATTTATGGGACCATATGGTGGCCCGATGCAAATGATGGGTTATGGCCTGGGCCCCTTGGACATGCCATTTGCAGGTGGTCTGCTTCATGATCCATTTGGCATGCAGGGTTACATGATGCCTGTTGTTCCACCTCATAG GGATCTTGCTGCTGAGTATGGCATAGGGATGAATGTTCCACCTCCAGTTATGAGTAgagaggagtttgaagcttggAAAGCTGATCGTTGGAGAAAGCGTGAAAATGAGAAACTGATTGATAG GGTCTAG
- the LOC112727164 gene encoding E3 ubiquitin ligase PQT3-like isoform X1, with amino-acid sequence MAVYYKFKSTRDYDSIPMDGPFISVGTLKEKIFESKHLGRGTDFDLVVTNAQTNEEYLDEAMLIPKNTSVLIRRVPGRPRLPIVIELEQKKVENTAMEVEPENSSLPAEDASAVKYPEDSDWDEFGNDLYAIPDVPPIQSSNLIPEAPPTNKADEESRIKALIDTPALDWQRQGSDFGAGRGFGRGMGGRMGGGRGFGLERKTPPQGYVCHRCKVPGHFIQHCPTNGDPNYDIKRVKQPTGIPRSMLMVNPQGSYALPNGSVAVLKPNEAAFEKEIEGLPSATRSVGDLPPELHCPLCNDVMKDAVLTSKCCFKSFCDKCIRDYVISKSMCICGATNILADDLLPNKTLRDTINRILESGNSSAENAGSTFQVQDMESARCPQLKLPSPTSSAASKGEPKVSLVHEGMTHVPETVDDRKTVSAPAPLQTSEQVKPRMPDVSEATHESMSVKEPASQGSAQLVEEEVQQKMVPAEAGKKKKRKKVHLPANDFQWKTPHDLGAETYMMPMGPAPGYNSYWNGMQPCMEGFMGPYGGPMQMMGYGLGPLDMPFAGGLLHDPFGMQGYMMPVVPPHRDLAAEYGIGMNVPPPVMSREEFEAWKADRWRKRENEKLIDRDFSKDRDFGREASSIGDVPMKSKTGLEVVTRVTRMSVSPCAPNKNKHKLLKRKADYHVDWNRECERDHDHDRDQRDHRDRERGHHHHRHHRSGSSSRMSSEPPKPPQLHHHLQLHTANRWPVFSPA; translated from the exons ATGGCGGTGTATTATAAATTTAAGAGTACAAGAGATTATGATTCAATTCCCATGGACGGTCCTTTCATCTCTGTTGGAacattgaaagaaaaaatatttgaatcCAAGCATTTAGGGAGGGGTACTGATTTTGATCTCGTGGTAACCAACGCCCAGACCAATGAAG AATATCTTGATGAAGCAATGCTGATTCCTAAAAATACCTCGGTGTTAATTCGTCGGGTTCCTGGTCGGCCACGTTTACCAATTGTTATTGAACTAGA GCAAAAAAAGGTGGAAAATACGGCTATGGAAGTCGAACCTGAAAACAGCAGCTTACCAGCTGAAGATGCATCTGCTGTAAAATAT CCAGAAGATTCAGATTgggatgaatttggaaatgatttgTATGCGATTCCTGATGTACCACCCATTCAATCAAGCAACTTAATTCCTGAAGCTCCTCCAACCAACAAAGCTGATGAAGAAAGTAGGATAAAGGCTTTGATTGATACTCCTGCCTTGGATTGGCAACG TCAAGGATCGGACTTTGGTGCTGGTAGAGGTTTTGGAAGAGGTATGGGTGGACGGATGGGGGGTGGTCGTGGTTTTG GGCTGGAGCGGAAAACACCTCCTCAAGGCTATGTATGTCACAGGTGCAAGGTTCCTG GCCATTTTATTCAGCACTGCCCTACAAACGGTGATCCAAATTATGACATCAAGAGAGTTAAACAACCTACTGGTATTCCGAGATCCATGCTGATGGTGAACCCACAAGGTTCCTATGCTCTACCAAATGGTTCAGTAGCTGTATTGAAGCCAAATGA GGCTGCTTTTGAGAAAGAAATAGAAGGTTTACCTTCCGCCACACGTTCTGTTGGGGATCTACCACCTGAGCTCCACTGCCCCTTGTGCAATGATGTGATGAAAGATGCTGTGCTGACAAGCAAGTGCTGTTTTAAAAGCTTTTGTGACAAAT GTATTAGGGACTATGTTATCTCCAAGTCCATGTGCATATGTGGTGCAACAAATATTCTTGCAGATGATCTTTTACCAAATAAGACCCTAAGAGATACTATTAATCGTATATTGGAGTCAGGCAATAGCAGTGCTGAAAACGCTGGGAGCACCTTTCAAGTTCAAG ATATGGAGTCTGCTCGTTGTCCACAACTGAAGCTTCCATCTCCAACCTCATCGGCTGCATCTAAGGGAGAACCAAAGGTTTCACTTGTTCATGAAGGAATGACACATGTACCGGAAACTGTTGATGATAGAAAAACAGTTTCTGCTCCAGCTCCATTGCAAACATCAGAGCAAGTGAAGCCCAGAATGCCTGATGTAAGTGAAGCTACACATGAGTCGATGAGTGTAAAGGAACCAGCCTCACAAGGGAGTGCTCAGTTGGTTGAGGAGGAAGTCCAGCAAAAAATGGTTCCTGCTGAGGCAG gaaagaagaaaaaaaggaagaaagtccATTTGCCTGCAAATG ATTTTCAGTGGAAAACCCCACACGACCTTGGGGCTGAGACCTACATGATGCCAATGGGCCCAGCACCTGGTTACAATTCATACTGGAATGGCATGCAACCTTGTATGGAAGGATTTATGGGACCATATGGTGGCCCGATGCAAATGATGGGTTATGGCCTGGGCCCCTTGGACATGCCATTTGCAGGTGGTCTGCTTCATGATCCATTTGGCATGCAGGGTTACATGATGCCTGTTGTTCCACCTCATAG GGATCTTGCTGCTGAGTATGGCATAGGGATGAATGTTCCACCTCCAGTTATGAGTAgagaggagtttgaagcttggAAAGCTGATCGTTGGAGAAAGCGTGAAAATGAGAAACTGATTGATAG GGATTTCTCCAAAGATCGAGATTTTGGTAGGGAAGCGAGCAGTATTGGGGATGTTCCTATGAAATCAAAAACT GGTCTAGAAGTTGTAACAAGGGTAACAAGGATGAGCGTGTCACCTTGCGCGCCAAACAAAAACAAACACAAACTGCTCAAGAGAAAAGCTGACTACCATGTGGATTGGAATCGGGAATGTGAACGTGACCATGATCATGATCGTGACCAGAGGGACCACCGTGATCGAGAAAGAGGCCATCACCACCATCGCCACCACCGGTCAGGATCCTCTTCCCGGATGTCATCTGAACCACCAAAACCTCCTCAACTGCACCATCATCTGCAGCTGCATACCGCAAACAGATGGCCAGTGTTTTCTCCCGCATAA